A single genomic interval of Nonomuraea rubra harbors:
- a CDS encoding LysE family translocator, whose amino-acid sequence MYLIAFIGACVLVAMVPGVSTAIILRQTLRAGRGSGLAATLGNETGILLWGLAAAFGLSALLIASQVAYDIMRVTGAVLLVVMGAQALWQSRRGAPPAPDGQVVPGWRGPYLAGVGTCLANPKAAVFAMSFLPQFVPAGQDVPLTLVTLAVVWVLVDLLWYGLLIWAVDRAKAWLGRPAVKRRLEQISGVVLVGLGVRMVVESR is encoded by the coding sequence ATGTATCTCATCGCATTCATCGGGGCGTGCGTCCTGGTCGCCATGGTGCCCGGGGTCAGCACCGCGATCATCCTGCGCCAGACCCTCCGAGCCGGCCGGGGCTCCGGGCTGGCCGCCACGCTCGGCAACGAGACCGGCATCCTGCTGTGGGGGCTGGCCGCCGCGTTCGGCCTGTCGGCCCTGCTGATCGCCTCCCAGGTGGCCTACGACATCATGCGCGTGACCGGCGCGGTGCTGCTGGTCGTGATGGGCGCGCAGGCGCTGTGGCAGTCACGCAGGGGCGCGCCGCCCGCGCCCGACGGCCAGGTCGTGCCCGGCTGGCGCGGGCCGTACCTGGCCGGCGTGGGCACCTGCCTGGCCAACCCGAAGGCGGCCGTGTTCGCCATGTCGTTCCTGCCGCAGTTCGTGCCCGCCGGGCAGGACGTGCCGCTGACGCTCGTGACCCTGGCCGTCGTCTGGGTGCTCGTCGATCTGCTCTGGTACGGGCTGCTAATCTGGGCCGTCGACCGGGCCAAGGCATGGCTGGGGCGACCGGCCGTCAAGCGGCGGCTGGAGCAGATCTCCGGCGTGGTGCTCGTCGGACTGGGTGTACGGATGGTGGTGGAGTCGCGTTGA
- a CDS encoding alpha/beta fold hydrolase — translation MTIWHGERGTGEPVVLLHSTATDSGMWDAQEAALAERFRVIKVDFRGYGRTPYQADEPYSDAGDVAEVLAALGVSRPAVVASSGAGRVALELATAGLAGRLVLLNPLSTLEPTPDLRAYWAEENRLLEAGDVQGAAELNARTLLGPEAGEEAWQRLVAMQRHAFEVQLAADPEPEQFEGEVRPAEIDVPALVVAGAHDLPYFLESARHLVGELPQARLVELPWAGHLPALERPEEINALLLDYL, via the coding sequence TTGACCATCTGGCACGGTGAACGGGGCACTGGCGAGCCGGTGGTGCTGCTGCACTCGACGGCGACCGACTCGGGCATGTGGGACGCCCAGGAGGCGGCTCTCGCCGAGCGGTTCCGGGTGATCAAGGTGGACTTCCGCGGGTACGGGCGGACGCCGTACCAGGCCGACGAGCCGTACAGCGACGCCGGCGACGTCGCCGAGGTGCTGGCGGCGCTGGGCGTGAGCCGGCCCGCCGTGGTCGCCTCCTCGGGTGCGGGCCGGGTGGCGCTGGAGCTGGCCACGGCCGGGCTGGCCGGGCGGCTGGTGCTGCTCAACCCCCTGTCCACGCTGGAGCCCACGCCCGACCTGCGGGCGTACTGGGCGGAGGAGAACCGCCTGCTGGAGGCGGGCGACGTGCAGGGCGCCGCCGAGCTGAACGCGCGCACGCTGCTCGGGCCCGAGGCGGGCGAGGAGGCGTGGCAGCGACTGGTGGCGATGCAGCGGCACGCGTTCGAGGTGCAGCTCGCCGCCGATCCCGAGCCCGAGCAGTTCGAGGGCGAGGTGCGGCCGGCCGAGATCGACGTGCCGGCGCTGGTCGTCGCCGGTGCGCACGACCTGCCGTACTTCCTCGAAAGCGCCCGCCACCTGGTCGGCGAGCTGCCGCAGGCGCGGCTGGTCGAGCTGCCCTGGGCCGGGCACCTGCCGGCGCTCGAACGCCCGGAGGAGATCAACGCGTTGCTGCTGGATTACCTTTAA
- a CDS encoding SRPBCC domain-containing protein: MNSVRASVTVPVDPDTAFRVFTDEIDAWYVRGRHSWVDPARAVGIRFEDGYLRELWSDGGHVDTGRILAWEPPRRLVWADLLNDGAMEIEVAFSPVEGGTEVLLEHRGLDTLPPDVAGRIRRGYSWNIALGWFADRWKG, translated from the coding sequence GTGAACTCGGTACGAGCCAGCGTCACGGTGCCGGTCGACCCGGACACCGCGTTCCGCGTCTTCACCGACGAGATCGACGCCTGGTACGTGCGGGGCCGCCACAGCTGGGTCGATCCGGCGCGCGCGGTCGGCATCCGGTTCGAGGACGGCTACCTGCGCGAGCTTTGGTCCGACGGCGGCCACGTCGACACCGGCAGGATCCTGGCCTGGGAGCCGCCGCGCCGCCTGGTCTGGGCCGACCTGCTCAACGACGGGGCGATGGAGATCGAGGTCGCCTTCAGCCCCGTCGAGGGCGGCACCGAGGTGCTCCTGGAGCACCGCGGCCTGGACACGCTGCCGCCGGACGTGGCGGGGCGCATCCGGCGCGGCTACTCGTGGAACATCGCGCTGGGCTGGTTCGCCGACAGGTGGAAGGGCTAG
- a CDS encoding ArsR/SmtB family transcription factor has product MNTNVNEIDATLAALADPTRRKVIDLLREGPRPAGELAQAVQMSAPALSRHLRVLRASGIVQAEAGGADARLRLYTLRQQPFTALQSWLDQVQAFWAEQLGSFKDHVERTR; this is encoded by the coding sequence ATTAACACCAACGTTAACGAAATTGACGCCACGCTGGCGGCACTGGCCGACCCGACCAGGCGCAAGGTGATCGACCTGCTGCGCGAGGGCCCGCGCCCGGCCGGTGAGCTGGCGCAGGCGGTCCAGATGAGCGCGCCGGCGCTCAGCAGGCACCTGCGCGTGCTGCGTGCGAGCGGGATCGTGCAAGCCGAGGCGGGCGGGGCCGACGCCCGGCTGCGCCTCTACACGCTGCGGCAGCAGCCCTTCACGGCGCTGCAGTCCTGGCTGGACCAGGTGCAGGCGTTCTGGGCAGAGCAGCTCGGCTCGTTCAAGGACCACGTGGAGCGCACCCGGTGA
- a CDS encoding VOC family protein — MRMAVELGYYTLSVRDLDRAAAFYGGLFGWEFRREHETYLHVTSTAVAMGFVAGGASSQPNLYYHVDDIDKAVERVRELGGGTGEIYESKSGRGCSCTDDQGTEISLWQPAPGFA, encoded by the coding sequence ATGCGCATGGCTGTCGAGCTCGGCTACTACACCCTGTCCGTCCGGGACCTGGATCGGGCGGCGGCCTTCTACGGGGGGTTGTTCGGCTGGGAGTTCAGGCGCGAGCACGAGACGTACCTGCACGTCACCAGCACCGCCGTGGCGATGGGGTTCGTCGCGGGCGGCGCGTCGTCCCAGCCGAACCTGTATTACCACGTGGACGACATCGACAAGGCGGTCGAGCGGGTGCGCGAGCTCGGCGGGGGCACCGGCGAGATCTACGAGAGCAAGTCGGGGCGCGGCTGCTCGTGCACCGACGACCAGGGCACCGAGATCAGCCTCTGGCAGCCCGCCCCCGGCTTCGCCTGA
- a CDS encoding SCO6745 family protein, producing the protein MSAPSRLARRMWHQLEPIHAVLYFSPQGFGRAAALGYDVESRWPSYFAYRSAPLGRAGTRLATAVYYSFSPRMIAEQVPAVWEVASPGQVLRARLEAVDETYRHLLGDGRLAGQDVAEAAELARRAAESVRVEGRPFAAANLDLPWPDEPHLVLWQAATVLREHRGDGHLAALAAAGLDGCEALVSFAAVGAAPVENFAGRGWSEQEWAAARERLAARGLVEAGGQATERGRALRDQVERMTDDLAFEPWRLLGEERAGRLAQLAAPFLGAVFEAGLLPMTSTLGIATIQVAD; encoded by the coding sequence ATGAGCGCACCGTCCAGGCTTGCCCGCCGCATGTGGCACCAGTTGGAGCCGATCCATGCCGTGCTGTACTTCTCGCCGCAGGGCTTCGGGCGGGCGGCGGCACTCGGGTACGACGTGGAGTCCCGCTGGCCGAGCTATTTCGCCTACCGCTCGGCGCCGCTGGGGCGGGCCGGGACGCGCCTGGCCACGGCCGTCTACTACAGCTTCAGCCCTCGGATGATCGCCGAGCAGGTTCCGGCCGTGTGGGAGGTGGCCTCGCCCGGGCAGGTGCTGCGGGCACGGCTGGAAGCGGTGGACGAGACCTATCGCCACCTGCTCGGCGACGGCCGGCTGGCGGGGCAGGACGTGGCCGAGGCGGCGGAGCTGGCCAGGCGGGCGGCCGAGAGCGTACGGGTGGAGGGGCGGCCGTTCGCGGCGGCCAACCTGGACCTGCCGTGGCCGGACGAGCCGCACCTGGTGTTGTGGCAGGCGGCCACCGTGCTGCGCGAGCACCGCGGCGACGGCCATCTCGCGGCGCTGGCCGCGGCCGGGCTGGACGGGTGCGAGGCGCTGGTGTCGTTCGCCGCGGTCGGGGCCGCGCCGGTCGAGAACTTCGCCGGGCGCGGGTGGAGCGAGCAGGAGTGGGCCGCCGCGCGGGAACGGCTGGCCGCCCGGGGCCTGGTGGAGGCCGGCGGGCAGGCCACCGAGCGCGGCAGGGCGCTGCGCGACCAGGTCGAGCGGATGACCGACGACCTGGCCTTCGAGCCCTGGCGGCTGCTCGGGGAGGAACGCGCCGGGCGGCTGGCCCAGCTCGCCGCGCCGTTCCTCGGGGCGGTCTTCGAGGCCGGGCTGCTGCCGATGACGAGCACGCTCGGCATCGCCACCATCCAAGTGGCCGACTGA
- a CDS encoding CGNR zinc finger domain-containing protein has protein sequence MNELHVTRARGRPVTPPADRRAALLEAFARESWAPGGPPALTPALTDADADRLRDADAARLTDADADRLAEVAAELHPAFSGDLTALNQALVRHAAVPNLHGDPPVLAFHAPGADLADAWAADAATALAMVIGVGQGRRLRSCEAEGCDLVFFDVTRNASRRFCGLPCQNRAKASAYRARRRT, from the coding sequence GTGAACGAACTGCACGTCACCCGGGCCCGCGGCCGGCCCGTCACACCGCCGGCCGACCGCCGCGCCGCCCTGCTGGAGGCGTTCGCCCGCGAAAGCTGGGCTCCAGGCGGCCCGCCCGCCCTGACGCCCGCCCTGACGGACGCGGACGCCGACCGCTTGAGGGACGCGGACGCCGCCCGGCTGACGGACGCGGACGCCGACCGCCTGGCGGAGGTGGCCGCCGAGCTGCACCCCGCCTTCTCCGGCGACCTCACCGCGCTCAACCAGGCCCTGGTACGCCACGCCGCCGTCCCGAACCTGCACGGCGATCCGCCGGTCCTCGCCTTCCACGCCCCCGGCGCCGACCTGGCGGACGCCTGGGCCGCCGACGCCGCCACGGCCCTGGCCATGGTGATCGGGGTGGGGCAGGGGCGGCGGCTGCGGTCCTGCGAGGCGGAGGGATGCGACCTGGTGTTCTTCGACGTCACCCGGAACGCCTCCCGCCGGTTCTGCGGCCTCCCGTGCCAGAACCGCGCCAAGGCCAGCGCCTACCGCGCCCGCCGCCGCACCTGA
- a CDS encoding ROK family transcriptional regulator: MPTPVQDVRRLHRRLVLRTLRDHGPQPRADLARRLALSPTTMTKVVAQLLDEGLVREGATDGAGTRVGRPSTEVGLHAGARHVIGVQVGAGRVRLGLCDLRARAANVRSFGFDLAGEPPARVVARIAGAAAALAEEAGDRLLGIGVAAPGPVDPGQRRNVLSVNLGWRDVDFADPLERALGVPAVVDHNVRAMALAEARYGDTGGADPLLYVYVRTGVGAGLVIGGQPFRSGTHGVTELGHLRVVERGRPCACGATGCLETVVAEPYLAERARALLGRDSADPLADLASAAAGGDGRAGAALDEVVDRLATGLASAVNLLNPALILLGGAFRTAPEPVLDQVRAALRARAFPVLREAVQVRRATLGPDAGVVGSAAVALDRLFYDV; encoded by the coding sequence ATGCCCACACCGGTGCAGGACGTCCGCAGACTGCACAGACGCCTCGTACTGCGCACCCTGCGCGACCACGGCCCGCAGCCCCGCGCGGACCTCGCCAGGCGGCTGGCCCTGTCCCCCACGACCATGACGAAGGTGGTGGCCCAACTCCTGGACGAGGGCCTGGTCCGCGAGGGTGCCACGGACGGCGCCGGCACCCGCGTCGGCCGCCCTTCGACGGAGGTCGGGCTGCACGCCGGCGCCCGGCACGTCATCGGCGTCCAGGTCGGCGCGGGACGGGTGCGGCTCGGGCTGTGCGACCTCAGGGCCCGCGCCGCGAACGTGCGCTCGTTCGGGTTCGACCTGGCGGGCGAGCCGCCCGCGCGGGTCGTGGCGCGGATCGCCGGGGCCGCCGCCGCGCTGGCGGAGGAGGCGGGCGACCGGCTGCTGGGCATCGGGGTCGCGGCCCCCGGCCCGGTGGATCCCGGGCAGCGCCGCAACGTGCTGTCCGTCAACCTGGGCTGGCGCGACGTGGATTTCGCCGATCCCCTGGAGCGGGCGCTGGGCGTGCCGGCGGTGGTCGATCACAACGTACGGGCGATGGCGCTGGCCGAGGCCCGCTACGGCGACACGGGCGGGGCCGATCCCCTCCTGTACGTGTACGTCCGCACCGGCGTGGGCGCGGGCCTGGTGATCGGCGGGCAGCCGTTCAGGTCCGGCACCCACGGGGTCACGGAGCTGGGGCACCTGAGGGTGGTGGAGCGGGGCAGGCCGTGCGCGTGCGGTGCGACCGGCTGCCTGGAGACCGTGGTGGCCGAGCCGTACCTGGCCGAGCGGGCCCGCGCCCTGCTGGGCCGCGACAGCGCGGACCCGCTCGCCGACCTGGCGTCGGCCGCAGCCGGCGGCGACGGGCGGGCCGGCGCCGCGCTGGACGAGGTGGTGGACCGGCTCGCCACCGGCCTGGCCAGCGCCGTGAACCTGCTCAATCCCGCGCTGATCCTGCTCGGCGGCGCCTTCCGCACGGCTCCCGAGCCGGTGCTCGACCAGGTCAGGGCGGCGTTGCGGGCCAGGGCGTTCCCCGTGCTGCGCGAGGCGGTGCAGGTGCGGCGGGCCACGCTCGGCCCGGACGCCGGCGTGGTGGGCAGCGCCGCCGTCGCTCTGGACCGGCTCTTCTACGACGTTTGA
- a CDS encoding aminotransferase class I/II-fold pyridoxal phosphate-dependent enzyme yields the protein MTDPFSKCRLPEAEALAASGLYPYYLPVEERPGGGEVVVGGRRVLMAGSNDYLALADDPRLKEAGAEALRRLGAGNSGSRVLNGTLALHETLERELAAFLGHEAAMVVSTGYQANLALSALFGPRDVLYADRRIHASLIDAARLGQAALRRFRHNDMTQLAGMLEAADPAAGAIVLTEGMFSVGGDLCDLPGITKLAARHGARVVLDSAHDAGLLGAGGRGAAEHHGLQSAVDVQTVTFSKCFGTLGGAVAGPYHVVHYLRHSARSALFSASLPPACTAAALAALGIVRTEPERRRAVMCNAERLRSGLVALGFGIAPGGTPTVSLRVGDRLTCCRFWAGLLEEGVLANVMLPPAVPEGEALIRLSVTAAHTGGQVDRILGAVASVAGRLGLLAGA from the coding sequence GTGACGGACCCCTTCAGCAAGTGCCGGCTCCCGGAGGCCGAGGCGCTGGCCGCGTCCGGCCTCTACCCCTACTACCTGCCGGTGGAGGAGCGCCCGGGCGGCGGCGAGGTGGTGGTGGGCGGCCGGCGGGTGCTGATGGCCGGCTCCAACGACTACCTGGCGCTGGCGGACGATCCCCGGCTGAAGGAGGCGGGGGCCGAGGCGCTGCGCAGGCTGGGCGCGGGCAACTCGGGGTCGCGGGTGCTCAACGGCACGCTCGCCCTGCACGAGACGCTGGAGCGGGAGCTGGCCGCGTTCCTCGGGCACGAGGCGGCGATGGTGGTCTCCACCGGCTACCAGGCCAACCTCGCGCTGAGCGCGCTGTTCGGGCCGCGCGACGTGCTGTACGCCGACCGGCGCATCCACGCCTCGCTCATCGACGCCGCCCGGCTCGGCCAGGCCGCGCTGCGGCGCTTCCGGCACAACGACATGACGCAGCTCGCCGGCATGCTGGAGGCCGCCGATCCCGCCGCGGGCGCGATCGTGCTGACGGAGGGCATGTTCTCGGTGGGCGGTGATCTGTGCGACCTGCCCGGCATCACCAAGCTGGCGGCGCGGCACGGGGCGCGGGTCGTGCTCGACAGCGCGCACGACGCCGGGCTGCTGGGCGCCGGGGGGCGCGGGGCGGCCGAGCACCATGGGCTGCAGTCGGCCGTGGACGTGCAGACGGTGACGTTCTCCAAGTGTTTCGGCACGCTCGGCGGGGCCGTCGCCGGGCCGTACCACGTGGTGCACTACCTGCGGCACAGCGCGCGGTCCGCGCTGTTCTCGGCCTCGCTGCCGCCTGCCTGCACGGCGGCGGCGCTGGCCGCGCTCGGCATCGTCCGCACGGAGCCGGAGCGCCGCCGGGCCGTCATGTGCAACGCCGAACGGCTGCGCTCCGGGCTGGTGGCGCTCGGGTTCGGGATCGCGCCGGGCGGCACGCCCACGGTCTCGCTGCGGGTCGGCGACCGGCTGACCTGCTGCCGGTTCTGGGCCGGGCTGCTGGAGGAGGGGGTCCTGGCGAACGTCATGCTGCCGCCGGCCGTTCCCGAGGGCGAGGCGCTGATCCGGCTGAGCGTCACGGCTGCGCACACGGGCGGGCAGGTGGACCGGATCCTGGGCGCGGTGGCCTCCGTGGCCGGGCGTCTGGGCCTGCTCGCCGGCGCCTGA
- a CDS encoding acyl carrier protein codes for MTEDEIFHQLRGLCAEILAVDPALITPETDLREELEADSLDMAELAVASGDRFDLLVDFDLAQHVRTLADVTTLVRAGVRAG; via the coding sequence ATGACAGAGGACGAGATCTTCCACCAGCTGCGCGGCCTGTGCGCCGAGATCCTCGCGGTGGATCCGGCGCTCATCACCCCCGAGACGGACCTGCGCGAGGAGCTGGAGGCCGACAGCCTCGACATGGCCGAGCTGGCCGTGGCCAGCGGCGACCGGTTCGACCTCCTGGTGGACTTCGATCTCGCCCAGCACGTACGCACCCTCGCCGACGTGACCACCCTCGTCCGCGCCGGGGTCCGGGCCGGCTGA
- a CDS encoding N-acetyltransferase: MSPHPAEPVRGRRGLAEFIELPYVLHGSDRHFVPPLRGDCRRLLDRRRNPFFRYGEAELFTVRRGGRVIGRIAAVHNPRHNEVHRARDGFFGQFACADDPAAARELLDAAARWLRGRGLETMLGPVNFTTNDECGVLVEGIDAPPSVMMPYNPAYYPALLESCGMVKAKDLWAWDGTGWAPHERLLRIAQRAERRHRLTVRPLDPARYDADLDRVKSVFDQAWEGNWGFTPMTDAEFAAAKQRLRKVMDPRLVQLAELAGEPVAVALVLPDFNQALAAAGGRLSRFGLPIGQVRLSLAARRIDRVRGMLFGVVPRLRRHGVEAALLARTYEAITSGGYHGGMELGWTLEDNQAINRYLSLLGGTRTKAYRIYRREL; the protein is encoded by the coding sequence TTGTCACCGCATCCCGCCGAGCCCGTCAGGGGGCGCCGCGGGCTCGCGGAGTTCATCGAGCTGCCGTACGTGCTGCACGGCAGCGACCGGCACTTCGTGCCGCCGCTGCGCGGCGACTGCCGGCGCCTGCTCGACCGGCGGCGCAACCCGTTCTTCCGCTACGGCGAGGCCGAGCTGTTCACCGTACGCAGGGGCGGGCGGGTCATCGGCCGGATCGCCGCCGTGCACAATCCCCGGCACAACGAGGTCCACCGGGCCCGCGACGGGTTCTTCGGGCAGTTCGCCTGCGCCGACGATCCGGCGGCCGCGCGGGAACTGCTCGACGCCGCGGCGCGCTGGCTGCGCGGGCGCGGGCTGGAGACCATGCTGGGGCCGGTCAACTTCACCACGAACGACGAGTGCGGGGTGCTGGTCGAAGGGATCGACGCGCCGCCGAGCGTGATGATGCCGTACAACCCGGCCTACTACCCGGCGCTGCTGGAGTCCTGCGGGATGGTCAAGGCCAAGGACCTGTGGGCATGGGACGGCACGGGATGGGCGCCGCACGAGCGGCTGCTGCGCATCGCCCAGCGGGCCGAGCGGCGCCACCGGCTCACCGTGCGGCCGCTCGATCCGGCGCGTTACGACGCCGACCTCGACCGGGTGAAGTCCGTCTTCGACCAGGCCTGGGAGGGCAACTGGGGCTTCACGCCGATGACGGACGCGGAGTTCGCCGCGGCCAAGCAGCGGCTGCGCAAGGTCATGGACCCGAGGCTCGTCCAGCTCGCCGAGCTGGCGGGCGAGCCGGTCGCGGTGGCGCTGGTGCTGCCCGACTTCAACCAGGCGCTGGCCGCGGCGGGCGGCCGCCTCAGCCGCTTCGGGCTGCCGATCGGGCAGGTACGGCTGTCCCTGGCGGCCCGGCGCATCGACCGCGTCCGCGGCATGCTCTTCGGCGTCGTCCCGCGGCTGCGCAGGCACGGCGTCGAGGCCGCCCTGCTCGCCCGCACGTACGAGGCCATCACGTCCGGCGGCTACCACGGCGGCATGGAGCTCGGCTGGACCCTGGAGGACAACCAGGCCATCAACCGCTACCTGTCCCTGCTCGGCGGCACCCGCACCAAGGCGTACCGGATCTACCGGCGGGAGTTGTGA
- a CDS encoding NAD-dependent epimerase/dehydratase family protein translates to MTAARYLVTGATGFIGRRLTRMILARGGAVTALARPSARARALRELGVQVVTGDLTTGRGLTEALRGADRVIHLAAALRARGPAGFWTVNRDGVARLVRALAAQRRPARLVLCSSLAAGPAISLYGASKRAGEQVAREYAGQVPVVIVRPGIVYGPGEEALLPALLPMIRLGVVVKAGYGPRRYGLVYVDDLCTALLAATERGPVLEPAGRGSGPRSGGTRSDTGPGLYPISDGNAYDFSDICRALARAAGCRDPLVLPVPMPAVHAVAALAELAARGAVPALNRDKAREMGHADWTCVPDAAVRELGFAPATTLTQGFEAALRTAP, encoded by the coding sequence GTGACGGCAGCGCGTTACCTGGTCACCGGGGCCACCGGGTTCATCGGCAGGCGGCTGACCCGCATGATCCTGGCGCGCGGTGGCGCCGTCACGGCCCTGGCCCGGCCCTCCGCGCGCGCCAGGGCGCTGCGCGAGCTGGGCGTTCAGGTCGTGACCGGCGACCTGACCACCGGCCGGGGGCTCACGGAGGCGTTGCGGGGAGCCGACCGGGTGATCCACCTGGCCGCCGCCCTGCGGGCCCGCGGCCCCGCCGGGTTCTGGACGGTCAACCGTGACGGCGTCGCCCGGCTGGTGCGCGCGCTGGCCGCCCAGCGCCGCCCGGCGCGCCTCGTGCTGTGCTCCTCGCTCGCCGCGGGCCCGGCCATCTCCCTGTACGGCGCCAGCAAGCGGGCCGGGGAGCAGGTCGCCAGGGAGTACGCGGGCCAGGTGCCCGTGGTCATCGTGCGCCCCGGCATCGTGTACGGGCCAGGCGAGGAGGCGCTGCTGCCCGCGCTCCTGCCCATGATCCGGCTCGGCGTCGTCGTCAAGGCGGGCTACGGCCCTCGCCGGTACGGCCTGGTCTACGTGGACGACCTGTGCACGGCCCTGCTCGCCGCTACCGAACGCGGCCCGGTCCTGGAGCCGGCCGGACGCGGCTCCGGCCCGCGATCCGGCGGCACCCGCTCCGACACCGGTCCCGGTCTCTACCCGATCAGCGACGGCAACGCCTACGACTTCTCCGACATCTGCCGCGCCCTGGCCCGGGCGGCCGGTTGCCGGGACCCGCTCGTGCTGCCGGTGCCGATGCCGGCCGTGCACGCGGTGGCCGCGCTGGCCGAGCTGGCCGCACGGGGTGCCGTTCCGGCCCTGAACCGGGACAAGGCCAGGGAGATGGGCCACGCCGACTGGACGTGCGTGCCGGACGCCGCCGTACGCGAGCTGGGGTTCGCCCCCGCCACCACGCTCACCCAGGGGTTCGAGGCCGCGCTGCGCACCGCTCCGTGA
- a CDS encoding phosphatase PAP2 family protein translates to MKFRPAEWLMLGYFAVMALIVAVFRNRLADGAELLAGYALAALFLLVLAEAERRFPGRKAVRFARFSGPFLLLPFAYGAAARTSRVLHGRYLDVDLYTWETALLGFAPNTAVTAAIGSPLVTEVLTFCYFSFYGCFLIPAILYARGRVPLAERYVFAALAVFLPSYLGFIAIPLTGPALALPELLAVHGPSGYAVTAVQGEIMAAFDPPGACFPSTHVAGAWITLLCLRRHVSRNVRLVLCTLTAGLTVAVVYAWYHYLSDAVAGLAVALVVHAVTERCAARPRTPG, encoded by the coding sequence GTGAAATTCCGCCCGGCTGAATGGCTCATGCTCGGCTATTTCGCCGTCATGGCGCTCATCGTGGCCGTATTCCGGAATCGCCTCGCGGACGGGGCGGAGCTGCTCGCCGGATATGCGCTCGCGGCTCTGTTCCTGCTCGTGCTGGCGGAGGCCGAGCGCCGCTTTCCCGGCCGCAAGGCGGTGCGGTTCGCCCGGTTCTCCGGGCCGTTCCTCCTGCTCCCCTTCGCGTACGGCGCCGCCGCCCGCACCTCCCGCGTCCTGCACGGGCGCTACCTCGACGTCGATTTGTACACCTGGGAGACGGCGCTGCTCGGCTTCGCGCCCAACACCGCCGTCACGGCGGCCATCGGCTCACCGCTGGTGACCGAGGTGCTGACCTTCTGCTACTTCTCGTTCTACGGCTGCTTCCTGATCCCGGCGATCCTGTACGCCCGGGGCCGCGTGCCGCTGGCGGAGCGTTACGTGTTCGCCGCGCTGGCCGTGTTCCTGCCCAGTTACCTGGGGTTCATCGCGATCCCGCTGACGGGCCCCGCACTGGCGCTGCCGGAGCTGCTCGCCGTGCACGGCCCCTCCGGGTACGCGGTCACCGCCGTGCAGGGCGAGATCATGGCCGCCTTCGACCCGCCCGGCGCGTGCTTCCCCTCGACGCACGTGGCCGGCGCCTGGATCACCCTGCTCTGCCTGCGCCGGCACGTCTCCAGGAACGTCCGCCTCGTGTTGTGCACGCTGACGGCGGGGCTGACGGTCGCCGTCGTGTACGCCTGGTACCACTACCTCTCCGACGCCGTCGCCGGGCTGGCGGTGGCGCTGGTCGTGCACGCCGTCACGGAGCGGTGCGCAGCGCGGCCTCGAACCCCTGGGTGA